The sequence AATCAGATTTGCCCCATTGTAAATAGGGTATGTATCGTTGATAGTTGTAATTTCTGTGCCATTTCTATTCCAATACGTCTGTTTGACATTCAATTGTTCCTTGCCGCTTTGCAATACTTTTAACAATGTACTTTCTTGTTGTTCAAAATTGAATAGCTCCAAAATCGAACGGTCGCCCACATCCTCGAGTGCAAGACCTTCAATTTCTTTCATCTTGTTATTATAAATAATCGTATGGCCATTTTGGTCGATGGCATGGATACCAACACCGGCATGACCGACTGCAAACGTGTAAAAGGGGAGGAGGGATTCATCAGTATTTTTCAAAATAACCACCGTCCAATAAATATTTTGTCAACAAATAATGAATAACACTTGAAATCTGCAACAATCTCTTGCATTATTATATATGTAATCAATCACTAAGTGCAAATATTTTTTGCGTTTCACTAAAAAGAAGGAGGAATAACATGATTCCATATAAACACGAACCATTCACAGACTTTACTGTAGAAGAGAACAAACAAGCTTTCCTTGAGGCGCTAAAAACAGTTGAAGGCTACCTTGGCCAAGACTACCCACTCATTATTGGTGGTGAGCGTATTATGACGGAAGAAAAATTAGTGTCAACAAACCCGGCAAACAAAGCAGAAGTTATTGGATCTGTTTCTAAAGCAAGCAGAGATTTAGCTGAAAAAGCAATGACGGTTGCGGATGAAACATTCAACACATGGAAAAAAGTAAAACCTGAATTCCGTGCGGATGTTCTATTCAAAGCAGCGGCAATTATTCGTCGTCGTAAACACGAATTCTCAGCATTGCTAACAAAAGAAGCTGGAAAACCTTGGAATGAAGCAGATGCAGATACGGCTGAAGCTATCGATTTCCTAGAGTTCTATGCACGTCAAATGCTTAAATTGAAAGATGGTATTCCTGTTGAAAGTCGCCCAGGCGAGTACAACCGTTTTGACTACATTCCACTTGGTGTGGGTGTTGTTATCTCTCCTTGGAACTTTGCATTTGCAATCATGGCTGGAACAGCAGTGGCAGCACTTGTAACAGGGAATACAGTACTTCTGAAACCAGCATCGACAACACCAGTTGTTGCTTACAAATTCATCGAAGTGCTTGAACAAGCGGGTATGCCTGCTGGTGTCGTGAACTACATTCCTGGATCTGGCGCTGAAGTTGGGGACTACCTAGTCGATCACCCAAGAACGCGTTTCATCTCCTTCACGGGTTCACGTGAAATTGGAACACGTATTTACGAACGTGCAGCAATCGTTAACGAAGGCCAAATCTGGTTGAAACGCGTTATCGCTGAAATGGGTGGTAAAGATACAATCGTTGTCGATAATGAAGCAGACCTTGAGCTTGCAGCACAATCGATTGTTAAATCTGCATTCGGCTTCAGCGGACAGAAATGTTCAGCTTGTTCACGTGCAGTCATTCACGAAGACGTCTACGATCGAGTAGTCGCACGTGTTGAGGAATTGACAAATGCATTGACATACGGTGATCCAGCAGATCAGTCAAACTTTACTGGACCAGTTATCGACCAAGCTTCTTTTGACAAAGTGATGAGCTATATTGAAATTGGTAAACAAGAAGGTCGCATCATCGCGGGTGGAACAGGCGACAGTTCAAAAGGATTCTTCGTTGCGCCAACTGTTATTGCGGATCTCGATCCAAAAGCACGCGTCATGCAAGAAGAAATCTTTGGCCCAGTTGTTGGCTTAACAAAAGCGAAAAACTTCACAGAAGCCCTTGAAATCGCGAACAACACAGACTATGGTCTAACAGGTGCGGTCATTACAAATAACCGTTTCCATATCGAACAAGCACGTGAAGATTTCCATGTAGGAAACCTATACTTCAACCGTAATTGCACAGGCGCAATCGTTGGTTACCAACCATTTGGTGGCTTTAACATGTCAGGTACAGACTCAAAAGCAGGCGGCCCGGATTACCTACAACTTCATATGCAAGGTAAAACAACTTCAGAAGCTTTTTAATTTGAATCAGCAGAAGTTTCTGCTGATTCAAATTACGCCGAGGTGTAATTGATTTTATTCAAAATAAAAAACCAGACCTATCCATGTGATAGGTCTGCCATTACATAACTTAACAAGGGGGAGGAAAACGTATGTCAGTATCAGAAAAAGTGATTGTACAGACGGAGAAATTTGGGGCGAATAACTATCATCCGCTACCAATCGTTATTTCAGAAGCACAAGGGGTTTGGGTGAAGGATCCAGAGGGTAATAAGTACATGGATATGCTATCTGCTTATTCAGCTGTTAACCAAGGCCATCGCCATCCAAAAATTATTCAAGCACTAAAAGATCAAGCCGATAAAGTAACATTGACTTCACGTGCTTTCCATAACGACCAACTCGGTCCGTGGTACGAAAAGATTTGTCAACTATCCGGTAAAGAAATGGCGCTTCCGATGAACACTGGTGCGGAAGCTGTTGAAACCGCTGTCAAGGCAGCACGTCGTTGGGCTTATGATGTGAAAGGAGTTGCAGAAGGTCAAGCAGAAATCATTGCTTGTATCGGTAACTTCCACGGTCGTACAATGACGGCTGTATCCCTTTCATCTGAAGCGGAATACAAGCGTGGATTCGGACCGATGCTTCCAGGTATTGACTTGATTCCATACGGTGATATTGCAGCACTTGAGGCAGCGATTACTCCGAATACAGCAGCATTCTTGATCGAACCGATTCAAGGGGAAGCAGGAATCATTATTCCACCAGCAGGCTTCATGAAAGCTGCACGTGACCTTTGTAAGCAACATAACGTTCTATTCATTGCAGACGAAATCCAAGCTGGCCTATGCCGTACTGGAAAAATGTTTGCTTGTGAATGGGAAGATATGGAGCCGGATATGTACATTCTTGGTAAAGCTTTGGGGGGCGGCGTATTCCCGATTTCCTGTGTTGTCGCAGACAAAGAAATACTCGGCGTCTTCAATCCAGGCTCACACGGATCGACATTCGGTGGTAACCCAATGGCATGTGCTGTATCTATCGCTTCTCTAGAAGTGCTAGAAGAAGAGGAATTAGCGAATAATTCACTTGAACTAGGAAACTATTTCATGGAAGAGCTAAAGAAAATTGCCCATCCGTCGATTAAAGAAGTAAGAGGACGCGGATTGTTTATCGGTGTTGAACTAACAGAAGCGGCACGCCCATATTGTGAGGCGTTCAAAGAACTTGGACTGCTTTGTAAAGAAACACATGATACAGTAATCCGTTTTGCACCACCACTCATCATCACAAAAGAAGAATTGGATTGGGCGCTTGAAAGAATCAAAAAAGTTTTTGCCTAATTGCGTTCAGATTTTTTGAGGTTAGTTCTCTTAAAAAGCTGTGCCATCCGCCGGAGGCTTTAATTTACTTCAGCTCTACTGCAGCAAATTAAATAATATATGCAAAAATCTTGTCTAATATGTTACAATATATTCAAACAAAACACATTATGAATCAAAGAGGCGAACCATTAAAATGACTGAAAACCTGAATCTGTTTACGTCTACACAAGATGTCATTAAAGATGCACTTGAGAAATTAGGCTATGATGAAGGAATGTACGAACTTTTAAAAGAACCACTTCGTATGGTCGAAGTCCGTATTCCAATCCGTATGGATGATGGCAAAGTAAAAGTGTTCAAAGGCTATCGTGGACAACATAATGATGCTGTTGGACCAACAAAAGGTGGCGTTCGTTTCCACCCGGAAGTGACAGCTGAAGAAGTAAAAGCACTTTCCATGTGGATGACATTGAAAGCTGGTATCGTTGACTTGCCATATGGCGGTGGTAAAGGTGCAATCATTTGTGATCCGCGCGAAATGTCAATGGGTGAGCTTGAGCGTTTAAGCCGTGGATACGTCCGTGCGCTAAGCCAAGTAATGGGACCTGCAAAAGATATTCCAGCTCCAGATGTCTTCACAAATGCGCAAATTATGGCATGGATGATGGATGAATATAGCCGAATTGACGAATTCAACTCACCGGGCTTCATTACAGGGAAACCGATTGTGCTTGGTGGATCACAAGGACGCGACCGCGCAACTGCAGAAGGTGTAACAATCATCATCGAAGAAGCGGCAAAACGTCGTGGAATCGATATGAAAGGTGCACGTATCGTAATCCAAGGATTCGGAAATGCGGGAAGCTTCCTATCTAAGTTCCTGAATGATGCGGGTGCGAAAGTTATTGGAATTTCTGATGCTTACGGTGCACTTCATGATCCTGATGGTCTTGATATTGATTACTTGCTAGATCGTCGTGATAGTTTTGGAACAGTAACAACACTTTTCGACAACACGATTACAAACCAAGAATTGCTTGAGCTTGATTGTGATATTCTTGTGCCAGCAGCAATTGCGAACCAAATTACTGAGAAAAATGCACATAATATCAAAGCTAAAATCGTTGTTGAGGCAGCAAACGGCCCAACAACTTCTGAAGGAACAAAAATCCTTACAGACCGTGGAATTCTCCTCGTTCCGGATGTTCTTGCAAGTGCTGGTGGTGTAACAGTTTCTTACTTCGAGTGGGTCCAAAATAACATGGG comes from Sporosarcina sp. FSL K6-3457 and encodes:
- the pruA gene encoding L-glutamate gamma-semialdehyde dehydrogenase; translation: MIPYKHEPFTDFTVEENKQAFLEALKTVEGYLGQDYPLIIGGERIMTEEKLVSTNPANKAEVIGSVSKASRDLAEKAMTVADETFNTWKKVKPEFRADVLFKAAAIIRRRKHEFSALLTKEAGKPWNEADADTAEAIDFLEFYARQMLKLKDGIPVESRPGEYNRFDYIPLGVGVVISPWNFAFAIMAGTAVAALVTGNTVLLKPASTTPVVAYKFIEVLEQAGMPAGVVNYIPGSGAEVGDYLVDHPRTRFISFTGSREIGTRIYERAAIVNEGQIWLKRVIAEMGGKDTIVVDNEADLELAAQSIVKSAFGFSGQKCSACSRAVIHEDVYDRVVARVEELTNALTYGDPADQSNFTGPVIDQASFDKVMSYIEIGKQEGRIIAGGTGDSSKGFFVAPTVIADLDPKARVMQEEIFGPVVGLTKAKNFTEALEIANNTDYGLTGAVITNNRFHIEQAREDFHVGNLYFNRNCTGAIVGYQPFGGFNMSGTDSKAGGPDYLQLHMQGKTTSEAF
- a CDS encoding ornithine--oxo-acid transaminase codes for the protein MSVSEKVIVQTEKFGANNYHPLPIVISEAQGVWVKDPEGNKYMDMLSAYSAVNQGHRHPKIIQALKDQADKVTLTSRAFHNDQLGPWYEKICQLSGKEMALPMNTGAEAVETAVKAARRWAYDVKGVAEGQAEIIACIGNFHGRTMTAVSLSSEAEYKRGFGPMLPGIDLIPYGDIAALEAAITPNTAAFLIEPIQGEAGIIIPPAGFMKAARDLCKQHNVLFIADEIQAGLCRTGKMFACEWEDMEPDMYILGKALGGGVFPISCVVADKEILGVFNPGSHGSTFGGNPMACAVSIASLEVLEEEELANNSLELGNYFMEELKKIAHPSIKEVRGRGLFIGVELTEAARPYCEAFKELGLLCKETHDTVIRFAPPLIITKEELDWALERIKKVFA
- a CDS encoding Glu/Leu/Phe/Val family dehydrogenase, producing the protein MTENLNLFTSTQDVIKDALEKLGYDEGMYELLKEPLRMVEVRIPIRMDDGKVKVFKGYRGQHNDAVGPTKGGVRFHPEVTAEEVKALSMWMTLKAGIVDLPYGGGKGAIICDPREMSMGELERLSRGYVRALSQVMGPAKDIPAPDVFTNAQIMAWMMDEYSRIDEFNSPGFITGKPIVLGGSQGRDRATAEGVTIIIEEAAKRRGIDMKGARIVIQGFGNAGSFLSKFLNDAGAKVIGISDAYGALHDPDGLDIDYLLDRRDSFGTVTTLFDNTITNQELLELDCDILVPAAIANQITEKNAHNIKAKIVVEAANGPTTSEGTKILTDRGILLVPDVLASAGGVTVSYFEWVQNNMGYYWTEEEVREKMTKKMVDAFENVYTVAETRNIDMRLAAYMIGVRKTAEASRFRGWA